DNA from Campylobacter concisus:
AAATTCGGCCTTTGCGTGCTCTAAAACGCTTAGTGGTATCGCGCTTGGACCTGCGCTAAAGTTGATTTTTCTACTCATTTTTACTCCTTGATAATTGCTTTTTTATGTGTATTTTGCGAGATAAGCTCGATCTCATCATTTAAATTTAAATCCCTAAGATCAACCCTCTTGCCATCTTTTCTAACCTCGATAAGCCCTTTTGTGCTCTCAAAAAAAAGTTCCCTCATCTCATAAGCCTTCTCTAGTGAGCTAAGGGCCGAGCCAAGGACTAAAATTTTTCTTTGCACGGCGTTTGCTAGGGCGTTTTGCTTGTTTGCTACCTCACTAAATTTTAGCTCGATCCTAGCTTTTAGGGCATTTGATGAAAATTTAGAAAGAAGAACATTTAACAAATTTTGCTTTTTGGTGATCTTTAAGCTTAAAGCGCTATCAAGATCATCGCTGAGCCTGTCAAGATACTGAAAAAATGCCTCTTCATCAGGCAGCAGATCAAGCATAGCTGCACTTGGCGTAAGCGATCTGCGGTCTGCTACAAAGTCGCTTATAACGTAGTCGATCTCGTGTCCGATAGCGCTTATGACTGGCGTCTTTGTAGCGTAAATTTCACGAGCTAAGCCCTCGTCGTTAAAGCACCAAAGATCCTCTTTGCTGCCACCTCCTCTAGCTAAAACAATCACATCTACGCCGTATTTATCGGCTCTGCGCAAGGCTTTTATAAGCGAGCTTGGGGCATTTTCACCTTGAGTTAAAGCATCAAAAATATAAATTTCGCTTAATTTCCAACGGCTCGTCACGACCTTTAACATATCCTGAAGCGCTGCCGAAGTAGCGCTTGTGACAAGGGCTATTTTTTTAGGTAAATTTGGTATCTCTTTTTTTGCAGCAATGTCAAAAAGCCCCTCATTTTCGAGCTTTTCTTTAAGCTGCCTAAACGCAAGCTCAAGCTCGCCCTCGCCATCAGGCAGCATCGAACTTGCCACTAGCTGATAGGACCCACTTGGCGAGTAAATAGTCACTTTGCCATAAATTTTTACTTTTAACCCATCTTTTGGCAGGAATTTCACTTTTTGGTTGTTCATGCGATACATCACAGCTGAGATGCTTGACTTCTCATCCTTTAGCGTGAAGTACCAGTGTCCAGAGGCGTGCTTAGTAAGGCGCGAAATTTCGCCACTTACCTCGACATAGTCAAGTGTGGCTTCAAGTAGTGCCTTTGCTTTTTCGTTTAGCTCAGAAACACTAAGCATTGATTTCTCTTACCTTTTTAGCGATAAATAGCGTCGAGATATCCATACTAAAGCCCTTGTAAAGCTCTATCTCAAAACCAGCTTCGACTAGCTCATCACAAAAGCTCTTAGCATCCAAGAAATTTTCGATCGAGCTTGGCAGATATTCGTATGCCTCTTTGTTTTTTGAGATAAAGCCACCAATTTTTGGCAAAATTTTACTTAGGTAAAAATCTCTTAGCGAGGTTATAAGGCCTTTTTTCTGGCGTTTTGTAAATTCAAGTACGACTACGTAGCCATTTAGAGCAAGCACTCTGTTAAACTCCCTAAGCGCTGCCTTTCGCTCGACCACATTTCTAATGCCATAGCTTATGCTTAAAATTTGAGCCTCTCTGCTTGCAAGCGTAGTGTTGTCAGCGTAGGCCTCTATAAATTGAAAATTTGGAAATTTTGCCTTCGCCTCTTTTAGCATACCACTTGAGGGATCGATACCAGTAAGGCTTTTTATCTGCACGCCAAATTCTTTTGAAATTTCACTCCAAAGCCCCATCATATCGCCAGTGCCACAAGCCACATCTACGATATTTATACTTTTATTTTTAAAAATTTCTAGCATATATCTGCAGGCAAATTTCCTCCAACTCACGTCCACACCAAGACTTAGCACTCTGTTTGCGACGTCATAAGTCGGAGCGATCTGGTTAAACATATCAACTATTTTTTCTTGTTTTTGCATAAATTTGCCCTTTTATATGTAGTAAATTTTTAAATTTCTTGAAATTTTACGAGTTGCTTTTATAAATTTAAGACGCTTTTTTAGTATCTCTTCTCTACTTTTATAAATTTGCTTGTAA
Protein-coding regions in this window:
- the ubiE gene encoding bifunctional demethylmenaquinone methyltransferase/2-methoxy-6-polyprenyl-1,4-benzoquinol methylase UbiE; the protein is MQKQEKIVDMFNQIAPTYDVANRVLSLGVDVSWRKFACRYMLEIFKNKSINIVDVACGTGDMMGLWSEISKEFGVQIKSLTGIDPSSGMLKEAKAKFPNFQFIEAYADNTTLASREAQILSISYGIRNVVERKAALREFNRVLALNGYVVVLEFTKRQKKGLITSLRDFYLSKILPKIGGFISKNKEAYEYLPSSIENFLDAKSFCDELVEAGFEIELYKGFSMDISTLFIAKKVREINA
- the xseA gene encoding exodeoxyribonuclease VII large subunit — protein: MLSVSELNEKAKALLEATLDYVEVSGEISRLTKHASGHWYFTLKDEKSSISAVMYRMNNQKVKFLPKDGLKVKIYGKVTIYSPSGSYQLVASSMLPDGEGELELAFRQLKEKLENEGLFDIAAKKEIPNLPKKIALVTSATSAALQDMLKVVTSRWKLSEIYIFDALTQGENAPSSLIKALRRADKYGVDVIVLARGGGSKEDLWCFNDEGLAREIYATKTPVISAIGHEIDYVISDFVADRRSLTPSAAMLDLLPDEEAFFQYLDRLSDDLDSALSLKITKKQNLLNVLLSKFSSNALKARIELKFSEVANKQNALANAVQRKILVLGSALSSLEKAYEMRELFFESTKGLIEVRKDGKRVDLRDLNLNDEIELISQNTHKKAIIKE